The Pseudanabaena sp. PCC 6802 genomic interval AAGCTCTTAAGTCGGATTTTGTTTATCGCTGTTGGTGAAGATCGACAATTGTTAGCTAATGGGCTACTGAATAATGCCTATGAATTTTACAATCCCTATACTAGCCAGCCAGTTTGGGTTAACTACAAAGCGATCTTCAACTGGATCGATCGCGGCAATTCTAAACCTAACTGGCAAGTAAATGCCTACGGTAGTAGTCTGTTTGCCCAGGACGATCTTTTGGATCGATTCTTATTTGTTGGAGATGAGTTATGTCGTCAGATTAAGGAATTAACGCGATTTAACTTCGATGAAGAGATATCGAATGCCATAATTGCCTTTGTGTTGGAGGAGTCCATTAAGGATTTGTCTCTACTCAAAACAGAATCCGATAAGTTACCCAAGCGGCGTAAATATCATTACCCGCCCAGGTCGCTCTTAAATAGCATCTCGGTTGTGAGCGATATTAGGGCTTATCTAGCTAATAAAGCCCCTCTCAATCCGAGCGATCGCTCGTCTAGCGATGCTGAGATCGTGGAATATTTGCAAAAACGCCTCTCCTGCTTAATCGATCTCAAAATCGTAAATGCGAATTGCAATAGCGGCATTGCACTTGTGACTGCGCTTGATTGTTTACTAGAAGAGTATCAAAATCTAGAACAGGAGTTGCTTAAATTAGATATTGCCCCTAATTTCCCGCTTCACGAGGAATTCCCAGGCTTTGACGAAAAAGAGTTGATAGCGACGATCTGCCAGCGCAATCTATTTGGTTGCGATCCCGATCCAGAAAATATCGCGATCGCCAAACTATGCCTGTGGCTCAGAACGGCTCAATGCGATCGCCCCCTCATTCCTCTCGATCTGAATATCAAGCAAGGCGACCTCTCTAGTCGCAACCTGGCAGCCAAATTCACAGAAATCTTTGCCCAACCTGCTAATCCAGACTGCCTGTTGTTAATTTATACCAAAACCTGATTCCGGCGATCTTCGGTAAAAAACTCTCAATCAACTCTAGGGTGGACATTGCCCGCCCAGCAGTCTGCACCTTTGACACTGACCCCCTTTTCAGAAGTTGCCTCAACCACCCCAACCTGCCCAACCTGTAGAATTACCCTAAATGTATCTATAATTGGGTAAAATAGCATAGCTTGTAATTTGGCGCTTATTGGAGTTTTAAGATAAATGAGTTCTGAGGTTGAAATAATAAAGCCATCCGGCAGGTTAGATGTAACTAGTGCGGCTAAATTTCGGCACGAAGTTACCGAATTAGCCGCTACCAAGCCCAGATTTTTACTTGTAGATCTGGAAAATGTCAGCTTTATGGACAGTTCGGGTTTGGGAGCTTTGGTCTCAGCACTCAAAACCATACGCAGCGTCAACGGAGAGTTAGCTGTTTGCTCCCTTAGCGAACAGGTCAAAATGTTATTCGACCTGACCAGTATGAGCAAGATTTTTATTATTTATGCTAACCAGGGCGAGTTTTACTCTAAAGTTGGGCTATCGAGAAGTTAATTCGCCATAATTTGTCTCTGTAAAGTTCCATTGGCGTAGGGACAGGTTTCGTTCAAGTACTAGT includes:
- a CDS encoding STAS domain-containing protein produces the protein MSSEVEIIKPSGRLDVTSAAKFRHEVTELAATKPRFLLVDLENVSFMDSSGLGALVSALKTIRSVNGELAVCSLSEQVKMLFDLTSMSKIFIIYANQGEFYSKVGLSRS